A genome region from Lytechinus pictus isolate F3 Inbred chromosome 14, Lp3.0, whole genome shotgun sequence includes the following:
- the LOC135156586 gene encoding adhesive plaque matrix protein-like, with product MAKDNNSQVQIYTSGLNPTDLYLLGQVPQDNYPVGQVTQDNYPVGQVPQDNYPVGQVPPDNYPVGQVPPVNYPVGQVPHDNYPVGQVPQDNCPVGQVLQDNCPVIQVPQDNYPVGQVPQDNCPVRQVPQDNYAVGQVPQDNCPVRQVPQDNYPVGQVPQDNCPVGQVPHDNCPVKQVPQDNCPVGHVPHDNYPVGQVPHDNCPVRQVPQDNCPVGQVPHDNYPVGQVPHDNYPVGQVPHDNYPVGQVPHDNCPVGQVPQDNYPVGQVSPDNYPVRQVPHDNCPVGQVSPDNYPVGQVHHDNYPVGQVSPDNYPVGQVPHDIYPVGQVPPDNYPVGQVPPDNYPVGMVPHDNYPVGQVPQDNCPVGQVLQDNCPVRQVPQDNYPMGQVPQDNYPVGQVPQDDCPVRQVPQDNYPVGQVPQDNCPVRQVPQDNYAVGQVPLDNCPVRQVPQDNYPVGQVPQDNCPVGQVPHDNCPVRQVPQDNCPVGQVPHDNYPVGQVPHDNCPVGQVPQDNCPVGQVPQDNCPVGQVSPDNYPVRQVPHDNCPVGQISPDNYPVGQVPHDNYPVGQVSP from the exons ATGGCAAAG GATAACAACTCTCAAGTACAGATATATACCTCTGGACTAAATCCTACAGATTTGTACCTCTTGGGACAGGTACCCCAAGATAACTACCCTGTGGGACAGGTAACCCAAGATAACTACCCTGTGGGACAGGTACCCCAAGATAACTACCCTGTGGGACAG GTACCCCCAGATAACTACCCCGTGGGACAGGTACCCCCAGTTAACTACCCTGTGGGACAGGTACCCCATGATAACTACCCTGTGGGACAGGTACCCCAAGATAACTGCCCTGTGGGACAGGTACTCCAAGATAACTGCCCTGTGATACAGGTACCCCAGGATAACTACCCTGTGGGACAGGTACCCCAAGATAACTGCCCTGTGAGACAGGTACCCCAAGATAACTACGCTGTGGGACAGGTCCCCCAAGATAACTGCCCTGTGAGACAGGTACCCCAAGATAACTACCCTGTGGGACAGGTACCACAAGATAACTGCCCTGTGGGACAGGTACCCCATGATAACTGCCCTGTGAAACAGGTACCCCAAGATAACTGCCCTGTGGGACACGTACCCCATGATAACTACCCTGTGGGACAGGTACCCCATGATAACTGCCCTGTGAGACAGGTACCCCAAGATAACTGCCCTGTGGGACAGGTGCCCCATGATAACTACCCTGTGGGACAGGTACCCCATGATAACTACCCTGTGGGACAGGTACCCCATGATAACTACCCTGTGGGACAGGTACCCCATGATAACTGCCCTGTGGGACAGGTACCCCAGGATAACTACCCTGTGGGACAGGTATCCCCAGATAACTACCCTGTGAGACAGGTACCCCATGATAACTGCCCTGTGGGACAGGTATCCCCAGATAACTACCCTGTGGGACAGGTACACCATGATAACTACCCTGTGGGACAGGTATCCCCAGATAACTACCCTGTGGGACAGGTACCCCATGATATCTACCCCGTGGGACAGGTACCCCCAGATAACTACCCCGTGGGACAGGTACCCCCAGATAACTACCCTGTGGGAATGGTACCCCATGATAACTACCCTGTGGGACAGGTACCCCAAGATAACTGCCCTGTGGGACAGGTACTCCAAGATAACTGCCCTGTGAGACAGGTACCCCAGGATAACTACCCTATGGGACAGGTACCCCAAGATAACTACCCTGTGGGACAGGTACCCCAAGATGACTGCCCTGTGAGACAGGTACCCCAAGATAACTACCCTGTGGGACAGGTACCCCAAGATAACTGCCCTGTGAGACAGGTACCCCAAGATAACTACGCTGTGGGACAGGTACCCCTAGATAACTGCCCTGTGAGACAGGTACCCCAAGATAACTACCCTGTGGGACAGGTACCCCAAGATAACTGCCCTGTGGGACAG GTACCCCATGATAACTGCCCTGTGAGACAGGTACCCCAAGATAACTGCCCTGTGGGACAGGTGCCCCATGATAACTACCCTGTGGGACAGGTACCCCATGATAACTGCCCTGTGGGACAGGTACCCCAGGATAACTGCCCTGTGGGACAGGTACCCCAGGATAACTGCCCTGTGGGACAGGTATCCCCAGATAACTACCCTGTGAGACAGGTACCCCATGATAACTGCCCTGTGGGACAGATATCCCCAGATAACTACCCTGTGGGACAGGTACCCCATGATAACTACCCTGTGGGACAGGTATCCCCATGA
- the LOC135156588 gene encoding uncharacterized protein LOC135156588 — translation MITALWDRYPQITTLWDRYPHDNCPVGQVPPDNYPVRQVPHDNCPVGQVSPDNYPVGQVHHDNYPVGQVSPDNYPVVQVPHDNYPVGQVPHDNYPVRQVPHDNCPVGQVPHDNFPVGQVPPDNYPVRQVPRDNCPVGQIPPDNYPVGQVPHDNYPVGQVSPDNYPVGQVPHDNCPVGQVSPDNYPVGQVSSDNYPVGQVPHDNYPVGQVPQDNCPVGQVPHDNCPVGQVTQENCPVGQVPHDNCPVRQVLQDNCPVGQLPPDNYPVGQVPHDNYPVGQIPPDNYPVRQVPHDNYPVGQVPHDNCPVGQVPHDNCPVRQVPQDNCPVGQVPHDNYPVGQVPHDNCPVGQVPQDNCPVGQVPQDNCPVGQVSPDNYPVRQVPHDNCPVGQISPDNYPVGQVSP, via the exons ATGATAACTGCCCTGTGGGACAGATACCCCCAGATAACTACCCTGTGGGACAGGTATCCCCATGATAACTGCCCTGTGGGACAGGTACCCCCAGATAACTACCCTGTGAGACAGGTACCCCATGATAACTGCCCGGTGGGACAGGTATCCCCAGATAACTACCCTGTGGGACAGGTACACCATGATAACTACCCTGTTGGACAGGTATCCCCAGATAACTACCCTGTGGTACAGGTGCCCCATGATAACTACCCTGTGGGACAGGTACCCCATGATAACTACCCTGTAAGACAGGTACCCCATGATAACTGCCCTGTGGGACAGGTACCCCATGATAACTTCCCTGTTGGACAGGTACCTCCAGATAACTACCCTGTGAGACAGGTACCCCGTGATAACTGCCCTGTGGGACAGATACCCCCAGATAACTACCCTGTGGGACAGGTACCCCATGATAACTACCCTGTGGGACAGGTATCCCCAGATAACTACCCTGTGGGACAGGTACCCCATGATAACTGCCCTGTGGGACAGGTATCCCCAGATAACTACCCTGTGGGACAGGTATCCTCAGATAACTACCCTGTGGGACAGGTACCCCATGATAACTACCCTGTGGGACAGGTACCCCAAGATAACTGCCCTGTGGGACAGGTACCCCATGATAACTGCCCTGTGGGACAG GTAACCCAAGAGAACTGCCCTGTGGGACAGGTACCCCATGATAACTGCCCTGTGAGACAGGTACTCCAAGATAACTGCCCTGTAGGACAGTTACCCCCAGATAACTACCCTGTGGGACAGGTACCCCATGATAACTACCCTGTGGGACAAATACCCCCAGATAACTACCCTGTGAGACAGGTACCCCATGATAACTACCCTGTGGGACAGGTACCCCATGATAACTGCCCTGTGGGACAG GTACCCCATGATAACTGCCCTGTGAGACAGGTACCCCAAGATAACTGCCCTGTGGGACAGGTGCCCCATGATAACTACCCTGTGGGACAGGTACCCCATGATAACTGCCCTGTGGGACAGGTACCCCAGGATAACTGCCCTGTGGGACAGGTACCCCAGGATAACTGCCCTGTGGGACAGGTATCCCCAGATAACTACCCTGTGAGACAGGTACCCCATGATAACTGCCCTGTGGGACAGATATCCCCAGATAACTACCCTGTGGGACAGGTATCCCCATGA
- the LOC129275734 gene encoding uncharacterized protein LOC129275734, translating into MGSPLSPIIVHIFMEQFEHQALKTANKPPSLWLRYVDDTFVIWPHSTPDLHQFLNHLNHQHPSIKFTMETQCDNSIPFLDVLITKTPSGFPSHQVYRKPTHTDRYLNFHSHHHQSVSDTLIRRAHQLSDKAHLQQELKHVTHALTTINQYPRRRINTQPSRHQPSTNSTANPSKTKPIATIVLPYIGKTSHRLQRILHSANILVRHQSSRKLHSILHSHKDKHPPNKQPGVYKIPCDCGKVYIGETRRDFDTRLKEYKTHHRRSDWDRSAIVKHAQQENHRIDWDKSHLMTNIRHWNTRRVREAIEIHQHNTVPQDPGLHINSIWHPILRHHPASNQSTTNSTSNPPPTVTLPSKPTQHNSQSAPPTQPATSPTHTPPPPTPRCNLRRPTCRAPPLINLLCRRQTHAAATHPADTTSAYHRPLVPAKTADSRTERHLRAFPHVRTYSKSTAARRANTHS; encoded by the coding sequence ATGGGATCACCTCTCTCACCAATCATCGTTCACATCTTTATGGAACAATTCGAGCACCAAGCACTCAAGACTGCCAACAAACCTCCCTCACTCTGGCTCCGCTACGTCGACGACACCTTTGTCATCTGGCCGCACAGCACACCTGACCTTCACCAGTTTCTTAACCACCTCAACCACCAGCACCCCAGCATCAAGTTCACCATGGAGACCCAATGTGACAACTCAATTCCTTTTCTAGACGTTCTCATCACCAAGACACCCTCTGGATTCCCGTCTCACCAAGTGTACCGGAAACCCACCCACACCGACCGCTACCTCAACTTCCACTCGCACCACCACCAATCAGTCTCCGACACTCTCATCAGACGAGCTCACCAACTTAGCGACAAGGCACACCTTCAGCAGGAACTCAAGCACGTCACCCATGCACTCACCACGATCAACCAATACCCCAGAAGAAGGATCAACACTCAACCTTCCCGTCATCAACCCAGCACCAATAGCACCGCAAACCCATCCAAAACCAAGCCTATCGCCACCATAGTACTTCCCTACATCGGCAAGACTTCACACCGACTACAACGTATCCTCCACTCTGCCAACATCCTCGTCAGACACCAATCCTCTCGCAAGCTACACTCCATCCTTCACTCTCACAAGGACAAGCACCCACCCAACAAGCAACCAGGCGTCTACAAGATCCCCTGCGACTGCGGCAAAGTCTACATCGGGGAAACCAGGCGAGACTTCGACACCAGACTCAAGGAATACAAGACCCACCACCGACGCAGCGACTGGGACAGATCTGCCATCGTCAAGCACGCACAACAAGAAAATCACCGCATAGACTGGGACAAGAGCCACCTCATGACCAACATCCGTCACTGGAATACCAGAAGGGTTCGGGAAGCCATCGAGATACACCAACACAACACTGTACCTCAAGACCCTGGCCTCCACATCAACAGCATCTGGCACCCAATCCTACGTCACCACCCAGCTTCCAACCAATCCACAACCAACTCCACAAGCAACCCGCCGCCCACCGTCACTCTACCAAGCAAACCTACCCAGCACAACAGTCAAAGTGCACCACCTACCCAACCAGCGACTTCGCCGACGCACACACCACCGCCACCTACACCTCGCTGTAACCTCCGCCGACCAACATGCAGAGCGCCACCACTGATCAATCTACTATGCCGCCGACAAACACACGCCGCCGCAACTCACCCTGCCGACACCACGTCCGCATACCACCGCCCACTTGTTCCCGCCAAAACCGCTGACTCACGCACAGAGCGCCACCTACGTGCTTTCCCCCACGTCCGCACCTACTCCAAAAGTACCGCCGCACGCCGAGCGAACactcactcctga
- the LOC135156587 gene encoding adhesive plaque matrix protein-like, with protein sequence MITALWDRYPQITTLWDRYPHDNCPVGQVPPDNYPVRQVPHDNCPVGQVSPDNYPVGQVHHDNYPVGQVSPDNYPVVQVPHDNYPVGQVPHDNYPVRQVPHDNCPVGQVPHDNFPVGQVPPDNYPVRQVPRDNCPVGQIPPDNYPVGQVPHDNYPVGQVSPDNYPVGQVPHDNCPVGQVSPDNYPVGQVSSDNYPVGQVPHDNYPVGQVPQDNCPVGQVPHDNCPVGQVPQDNYPVGQVSPDNYPVRQVPHDNCPVGQVSPDNYPVGQVHHDNYPVGQVSPDNYPVGQVPHDIYPVGQVPPDNYPVGQVPPDNYPVGMVPHDNYPVGQVPQDNCPVGQVLQDNCPVRQVPQDNYPVGQVPQDNYPVGQVPQDDCPVRQVPQDNYPVGQVPQDNCPVRQVPQDNYAVGQVPLDNCPVRQVPQDNYPVGQVPQDNCPVGQVPHDNCPVRQVPQDNCPVGQVPHDNYPVGQVPHDNCPVGQVPQDNYPVGQVPQDNCPVGQVSPDNYPVRQVPHDNCPVGQISPDNYPVGQVPHDNYPVGQVSP encoded by the exons ATGATAACTGCCCTGTGGGACAGATACCCCCAGATAACTACCCTGTGGGACAGGTATCCCCATGATAACTGCCCTGTGGGACAGGTACCCCCAGATAACTACCCTGTGAGACAGGTACCCCATGATAACTGCCCGGTGGGACAGGTATCCCCAGATAACTACCCTGTGGGACAGGTACACCATGATAACTACCCTGTTGGACAGGTATCCCCAGATAACTACCCTGTGGTACAGGTGCCCCATGATAACTACCCTGTGGGACAGGTACCCCATGATAACTACCCTGTAAGACAGGTACCCCATGATAACTGCCCTGTGGGACAGGTACCCCATGATAACTTCCCTGTTGGACAGGTACCTCCAGATAACTACCCTGTGAGACAGGTACCCCGTGATAACTGCCCTGTGGGACAGATACCCCCAGATAACTACCCTGTGGGACAGGTACCCCATGATAACTACCCTGTGGGACAGGTATCCCCAGATAACTACCCTGTGGGACAGGTACCCCATGATAACTGCCCTGTGGGACAGGTATCCCCAGATAACTACCCTGTGGGACAGGTATCCTCAGATAACTACCCTGTGGGACAGGTACCCCATGATAACTACCCTGTGGGACAGGTACCCCAAGATAACTGCCCTGTGGGACAGGTACCCCATGATAACTGCCCTGTGGGACAGGTACCCCAGGATAACTACCCTGTGGGACAGGTATCCCCAGATAACTACCCTGTGAGACAGGTACCCCATGATAACTGCCCTGTGGGACAGGTATCCCCAGATAACTACCCTGTGGGACAGGTACACCATGATAACTACCCTGTGGGACAGGTATCCCCAGATAACTACCCTGTGGGACAGGTACCCCATGATATCTACCCCGTGGGACAGGTACCCCCAGATAACTACCCCGTGGGACAGGTACCCCCAGATAACTACCCTGTGGGAATGGTACCCCATGATAACTACCCTGTGGGACAGGTACCCCAAGATAACTGCCCTGTGGGACAGGTACTCCAAGATAACTGCCCTGTGAGACAGGTACCCCAGGATAACTACCCTGTGGGACAGGTACCCCAAGATAACTACCCTGTGGGACAGGTACCCCAAGATGACTGCCCTGTGAGACAGGTACCCCAAGATAACTACCCTGTGGGACAGGTACCCCAAGATAACTGCCCTGTGAGACAGGTACCCCAAGATAACTACGCTGTGGGACAGGTACCCCTAGATAACTGCCCTGTGAGACAGGTACCCCAAGATAACTACCCTGTGGGACAGGTACCCCAAGATAACTGCCCTGTGGGACAG GTACCCCATGATAACTGCCCTGTGAGACAGGTACCCCAAGATAACTGCCCTGTGGGACAGGTGCCCCATGATAACTACCCTGTGGGACAGGTACCCCATGATAACTGCCCTGTGGGACAGGTACCCCAGGATAACTACCCTGTGGGACAGGTACCCCAGGATAACTGCCCTGTGGGACAGGTATCCCCAGATAACTACCCTGTGAGACAGGTACCCCATGATAACTGCCCTGTGGGACAGATATCCCCAGATAACTACCCTGTGGGACAGGTACCCCATGATAACTACCCTGTGGGACAGGTATCCCCATGA